Proteins co-encoded in one Salvelinus sp. IW2-2015 linkage group LG17, ASM291031v2, whole genome shotgun sequence genomic window:
- the mul1 gene encoding mitochondrial ubiquitin ligase activator of NFKB 1 isoform X1, which yields MDTSGKPSIAQFLLLATSSALTAVFYSVYRRTTTVARLKGAKKVCIDQDMKNILTEAPGTCVPYAVIEGVVRSVKETLNSQFVDNCKGVIERLTLKEKKMVWNRTTHLWNKSETVIHQRTNTVPFDLVSHDEAVAATIRVIRPLDSSELDLQVTYENFHPTAQSLTNVIGHFISGERPKGVVLCGSVGRA from the exons ATGGATACTAGTGGGAAACCCTCCATAGCCCAATTCCTGCTATTAGCCACCAGCTCAGCACTTACTGCAGTCTTCTACTCTGTgtacaggaggacaacaacagTAGCTAGATTAAAA GGAGCCAAGAAAGTGTGTATTGATCAGGATATGAAGAACATCCTGACAGAAGCACCAGGAACATGTGTCCCGTACGCTGTTATTGAAGGTGTTGTGAGATCTGTGAAAGAAACCTTGAACAGCCAGTTTGTGGACAACTGCAAAGGGGTCATCGAGAGGTTAACTCTAAAGGAGAAGAAGATGGTGTGGAATCGCACCACTCATCTCTG GAACAAGAGTGAAACGGTCATACACCAGCGTACCAACACGGTGCCCTTTGACCTGGTGTCCCACGATGAGGCTGTGGCAGCCACCATCCGGGTCATCCGTCCCCTGGACTCCTCGGAGCTGGACCTGCAGGTCACCTATGAGAACTTTCACCCCACTGCCCAGTCCCTGACCAACGTCATCGGCCACTTCATCAGCGGGGAGCGCCCTAAAggtgtggtcctgtgtggctcagttggtagagcatga
- the fam43b gene encoding protein FAM43B: protein MLPWRRSKFVLVEDEAKTKPKSLGMGLTYQSIISSLVRSCPDLLPDSTPFDWLGSVFQSKRQTVELNKEEHTYNVRYLGSIVTITAKGGGCTQDPVAKIWQRSNYGEXSVKMXLTVGXQGIXMGTDKTGKKNPTXLYSLNRITXCTADPCRPKILAWIYRHHVKNKAVVLXCHAVLVSKSEKARAIAHSLYQTSTSAFSEFKRLKRQSDFRHCQQQLLGEDMVPLMPLRKLLNGQCHYRPPADSPGGPSTTRLCSIAEEEEEKEEVEDEKVEEEGYEGDEEALKDTDLTQSYGSCEMSLGDIVNGLDECYININISISDSNNNTLTFVSSLV from the coding sequence ATGCTGCCCTGGAGAAGAAGTAAGTTTGTTCTCGTGGAGGATGAGGCCAAGACAAAGCCTAAGAGCCTTGGAATGGGGCTGACCTACCAGTCCATCATCTCCTCCCTGGTGCGCTCCTGTCCCGACCTGCTCCCTGACTCCACTCCCTTTGACTGGCTGGGCTCCGTTTTCCAGAGCAAGAGGCAGACGGTGGAGCTCAATAAAGAGGAGCACACCTACAACGTCCGTTACCTGGGAAGCATCGTCACCATCACAGCTAAAGGGGGAGGCTGCACACAGGACCCTGTGGCTAAGATCTGGCAAAGGAGTAACTACGGAGAGCAMAGCGTCAAGATGAMYTTAACKGTGGGWCRTCAGGGKATCCYGATGGGCACKGACAAGACYGGCAAGAAGAAYCCCACCKACCTKTACTCTCTGAACCGGATCACCTYCTGCACAGCTGACCCCTGCCGYCCCAAGATCCTAGCCTGGATCTACAGACATCAYGTCAAGAACAAGGCMGTGGTTCTCKGGTGCCATGCRGTTCTYGTCAGCAAGTCYGAGAAGGCCAGGGCCATCGCACATAGTCTRTACCAGACGTCCACCTCAGCCTTCAGTGAGTTCAAGCGGCTGAAGAGGCAGAGTGATTTCAGGCACTGCCAACAGCAGCTGCTGGGGGAGGACATGGTGCCGCTGATGCCTCTGAGGAAGCTGCTCAACGGGCAGTGCCACTACCGGCCACCTGCCGACAGCCCTGGAGGCCCCAGCACCACCCGTCTCTGCTCCATcgcagaggaggaagaagagaaggaagaggtggaggatgaGAAGGTGGAGGAAGAAGGGTATGAGGGAGATGAAGAAGCTCTAAAGGACACTGACCTAACTCAGTCATATGGGTCATGTGAGATGAGCCTAGGGGACATAGTTAATGGACTGGATGAGTGCTATATCAACATCAACATAAGCATCAGcgacagcaacaacaacacattgaCATTTGTCAGTTCTCTAGTGTGA
- the mul1 gene encoding mitochondrial ubiquitin ligase activator of NFKB 1 isoform X2: MKNILTEAPGTCVPYAVIEGVVRSVKETLNSQFVDNCKGVIERLTLKEKKMVWNRTTHLWNKSETVIHQRTNTVPFDLVSHDEAVAATIRVIRPLDSSELDLQVTYENFHPTAQSLTNVIGHFISGERPKGVVLCGSVGRA, translated from the exons ATGAAGAACATCCTGACAGAAGCACCAGGAACATGTGTCCCGTACGCTGTTATTGAAGGTGTTGTGAGATCTGTGAAAGAAACCTTGAACAGCCAGTTTGTGGACAACTGCAAAGGGGTCATCGAGAGGTTAACTCTAAAGGAGAAGAAGATGGTGTGGAATCGCACCACTCATCTCTG GAACAAGAGTGAAACGGTCATACACCAGCGTACCAACACGGTGCCCTTTGACCTGGTGTCCCACGATGAGGCTGTGGCAGCCACCATCCGGGTCATCCGTCCCCTGGACTCCTCGGAGCTGGACCTGCAGGTCACCTATGAGAACTTTCACCCCACTGCCCAGTCCCTGACCAACGTCATCGGCCACTTCATCAGCGGGGAGCGCCCTAAAggtgtggtcctgtgtggctcagttggtagagcatga